In Natranaerobius trueperi, a single genomic region encodes these proteins:
- the cobI gene encoding precorrin-2 C(20)-methyltransferase → MNNRGELYGIGVGPGDPELLTIKAFKLLKNSDVIIAPKSSPKKSSLALDVVKRAFIEWGASLPKVDNITFPMTTVQNKKKINKEIEDKILNNLNHGLNLSFITLGDPFLYSTYRRLTSKIAEYKNIKVKHIPGIYSFSAISARLGKELTWGNDRLAIIPVEKNKNYLQELKNFETVVFLKVTSDLHGLINQLKEAKRLQDAILVEKVGMEDEKIYYELDKLDNINYLSTIIVFKNQTMSR, encoded by the coding sequence ATGAATAATAGAGGTGAATTATACGGAATTGGTGTAGGACCGGGTGATCCAGAATTACTTACCATAAAAGCTTTTAAGTTATTAAAAAATAGTGATGTAATTATAGCTCCAAAAAGCTCTCCTAAAAAAAGTAGTCTAGCGCTAGATGTAGTAAAACGAGCATTTATTGAATGGGGGGCTAGTTTACCAAAAGTAGATAATATAACATTTCCTATGACCACTGTACAGAATAAAAAAAAGATCAATAAGGAAATAGAGGATAAAATTCTAAATAACTTAAACCATGGGCTAAACTTATCCTTTATAACACTAGGAGATCCGTTTTTATATAGTACGTATAGAAGACTTACAAGTAAAATTGCAGAGTACAAAAATATTAAAGTAAAACATATCCCAGGGATTTACTCTTTTAGTGCTATAAGCGCTCGTTTAGGAAAGGAATTAACGTGGGGAAATGATCGCTTAGCAATTATACCAGTAGAAAAAAATAAAAATTATCTACAAGAACTCAAAAACTTTGAGACAGTAGTATTTTTAAAAGTTACTTCAGACTTACATGGACTAATAAATCAGTTAAAAGAAGCTAAACGATTACAAGATGCGATTTTAGTTGAAAAAGTTGGGATGGAAGATGAGAAAATTTATTATGAACTAGACAAACTCGATAATATAAAC